The Cellulosimicrobium sp. ES-005 genome segment TCGACGAGGCCGTCGACGTCCCCTCGGCCTACGACCTCGGTTCGCACGCGACGAGCTCGGTGGAGCTGGACGAGGCCGTGGAGGGCATGTCCGGCTGCTCGGAACGCCAGCGCTACGTCCTCTGGCAGGTCGCCATGGCCGGACGGACCGTGGCAGAGCTCGCGACCGAGCTCGACACGACTCCGAACGCCGTCTCCGCGCTCCTCGTCCGCGCTCGTGCGACGGTGCGTCGCACGATGGACGCGAACCGGGAGGCGCGCCGCACGGCCGCGCGACTGCGAGGCGCGGAGGCGGCCGGCCTCTGAGCCGGCACCAGCGCTATCCCGCGGGCGGCGGAGACGATCTGCCGCCCGCGTGACTCACCACCGTCCGATAGACCCGCAGTCTCTCCACCTGGAGCTCGGCGAACAGCGGCGCGTCGACCTCGTCCGCCGGCACCGCGAGGAGCCGCTCGAGGATCTCCCGCTGCGCCGCGTCGAGCTCGTCCAGGCGACGCCGGTCTGCCGAGGTGAGGAGAGGCCACGTCTCCGTGTAGGTAGGAAGGTCCGCCGTCATCGGTCGTTCTCCCGCGGGGACCCGCTGCGCACGACATCGAGCAGGTCGCCCGCCGTGTAGAGCGCGCGCCCGTCCGATGCTCGCAGGGTGCGCAACGCACCGCGTCGACCGAGCTCGACGAGGACGGTCTCGTCCACGCCGAACAGCCGGGACGCGGTCGAGGACGTCAGCAGACCGCAGTCCGGGTCGGCAGGATCGCTCGTCGCTCCCCAGAGCGTCATCGCGACCACTACCTACGAGACCAGGATCTCGGCGCGGTCCGCCGCCCCGGCATCGGTGGCCGCTCCACGCGCTGTGAGCATCGCTCGTAGCGCGATCACCGTACGCTCGGCCGCCCTACCGTCCCCGAACGGGTTCTCGGCACGAGCCATGCGGGCGTGGAACTGCTCGTTCGTGAGCAGCTCGCGCAACGTGCGCACGATGCGGTTCTGGTCCGTGCCGACGAGGACCGCGCCGCCGGCCTGGACGACCTCGGGCCGCTCCGTCGTGTCCCTCGTGACGATCACTGGCACGTCGACCGCCGGCGCCTCCTCCTGGATGCCACCCGAGTCCGTGACCACGACGGTCGAGCGCGCGAGCAGATGACAGAACGGCGCGTAGTCCATGGGCTCGGTCAGGTGGACGTTCGGCACCTCGGACAAGATCGGGACGACGACGTCTCGCACGAGCGGGTTGCGATGCATCGGGAGGACCACGAGAACGTCCGGGTAGAGGTTGGCGACGCGGACCAACGCCCCCGCGACCTCCCCGATCCCCGCACCCCACGACTCACGACGATGCGCAGTGACGAGCACAATACGGCGCCCCTGGGACACGGCCACATCGATCACCGGGTCGCCCGTCGAGCCCTGCCGCTCGACCGTACGCAGCAGGGCGTCGATCACGGTGTTGCCCGTGACGACGACCTTCTCGCGCGGCACGTTCTCGACGTAGAGGTTGTGGGCCGCAGCCTCGGTCGGGGCGCAGTGCAGTGCCGCGACCGACCCCACGAACTTTCGGTTTCCCTCTTCAGGGAACGGCGAGTACACGTCACCGGTCCGCAGGCCGGCCTCGACGTGCACGACCGGGATCTGGCGGTGGTACGCGGCGAGCGCCCCCGCGAAGGCGGTGCTCGTATCCCCCTGCACCACGACCGCGTCGACCGGGTGACGGTCCAGGTAAGCACCGAAACCCTGGAGAGCGCCGGCCACGACGTCGTCAAGCGACTGACCGTGCCGCAAGAGCCCCAGATCGTGGTCCGGAACGATCCCAAACAGGTCGTTCACCTGGTCGAGCATCTCGCGATGCTGACCCGACGTGACCACGACGGGCGTCAGATCACGAGACGCCCGCAACGCCGCCACCACGGGCGCCATCTTCACCGCCTCGGGCCTCGTCCCGTAGAGCACGGCGATCCTGCGCCGGCTGCCATCAGTGCTCATCGTCTTGCTCCTCGTCATCGTCCCGGAACGCCCCGTGCAGCGGGACAGACGAGAACGACCGAGCGCAATGACGGGGGGATGCCGTGCCGATACAGGCCGGGCTCGGTCGATGGGCTCACCCTGCGGTTCACACCGTCAGACCCACCCCCGACCCACCGTCTACCCCAGAGCAAGCCCAACCCGGTCACGGCACACACGCGCCCACAGACCGGCACACGGAAAGGGAAAAGACATGTCCTTTACCCCCCCCGCAGATAGGGGACTGAGAACAAGGGCGCGCCACTCCCTAGGACGCGCCGCCCGCGCCACCGCCGTAATCGGCCTGTGCGCCGGACTCACCCTCAGCAGCGCCACGCTCGCGAACGCGGCCCCGGCAACCGGCGAGGGAACCCAGTCCAACCTGCTCTACTCCGTCGACGGCGGGACCACCTGGACCGACACCGTCACCGCCGAGCGTGGCCAGCAGGTCCTGGCCCGCCTGTTCTACGACACCACCAAGGACACCCCGGTGACGGGCACGTCCCTGACCACCCAGATCCCCGACGGATTCACCTACGTCCCCGGCACCACCCGCAACGTCCTGGCCCCCGGCTCCGACGTCACCACCGGTACCGTCGGTGCCGAGACCAAGGCCACCGCCGTCACCGACTCCGTCTGGTCCGGCGACAACCTCCAGGTCTCCCCCTCGGCCGGGTTCAACGGCGAGTCCAACGCCTCCCAGACCGGCATCCTGCGCAACGGCACCAAGCGCTACCTCAACCTCCACGAGTGCCAGGTGCAGAACGGCCAGAACGCTGCGACGTACAACGTCACCACGCCCAGTTGGATCGGCGTCGGAACCAACACCTCCAACTCGGCAGACAGCTCGGCCTCATGCGAGGGCAGTCTCTCCGGCGGCTACTACGTTTCGGGGCAAAACGTGGAGCCGATCGACCTTCTCGGGAACCGGTACCTCAACTTGCACGAGTGCCAGGTCTCCAACGGGAGGGACTCGGTCACCTACAACGTCACCACCCCGAACTGGATCGGGATCGGGACCAGCGGTTCCAACAGCGCCGACATCACCCCCGCGTGCGAGAACAACCTCTCCGGCAACTATGTGATCCAGGGGCAGAACGTCCAAGCGCTGGACCTCGTCGGCAACCGGTACGTCAACCTGCACGAATGCCAGGTGTCCAACGGTTCGAACTCGGTCACGTACAACGTGACCACACCCAGCTGGATCGGCGTCGGCACCAACGCCTCCAACAGCGCCGACACCACCCCCGCGTGCGAGAACAACCTCTCCGGCGGCTACGTGATCCAGGGCCAGACCGTTCAGGCGCTGGATCTTCTAGATGCGGCGCGTGGTCAGGGGTTCATCGAGTTCGCCTTCACCTCCGAGGCACCTGAGCCCCCGGCATGCGAGCAGACCGTCACCGAGCCCGCGATCACCTCCACCCGTCAGGGTGTGCTCAACGGCACCGGGACCGGCACCCCGACCTCCACCGCCGCCATCACCCTGGCCGAGTACACCGCCACCGGGGACCCCTGCCCCGAAGAGCTGGCAGCGAACACCGACGAGTACACCACCGTGCAGGACACCACCCTGACCGGGAACGTCCTGGACAACGACGTCATCCCCGACGGATCCACCATCACCGTCACCGGCCCGGGCGCCGGCCCCTGGAACGGTGACCTCACCCTGAACGAGGACGGCACCTTCACCTACACCCCGGCCCCCGGGTACGTCGGCACCGACTCGTTCAGCTACACCATCACCGACCAGGACGGCAACACCTCCGTCGGCACCGTCAACATCACCATCACCGAGGACGAGAACGGCATCCCCCTCATCGCCCCCGGCGCCGCCGCCACCGCAGGCCTGCTCGGCCTGGCCGGCCTCGGCCTCGGCTACACCCGCCGCCGCGAGACCACGAACGAGGTGATCTGACCCCACCAACCGATCCACTTCCTGACAGCGGCCCTCCCACCACCAGGCGGGAGGGCCGCCGTGCTGCATGTGACCCGCATCACACGACACGAACTGTGAGGCTCGGCGTCCTAGTGGTGCAAGACCCCACCGAATCGGAAATATCGGCTTCACGCTGGGAATCTGGGAGGACTGCACAGTGGAGTGTCAGGCGATGCCGACCCGAACCACCAACGCGAGCGAGGTCGATACGCTGCTGGGAGCCATCCGGACAGGCGACACCGACGCCGCACGGAGCGTGCTGGAGCACTGCTGGACCGGCCTGCTCGACGAGGAGGACGGCACCGCCCTCCAGGATGTCCAGGCCGCGGTGCTCGCCGGGGACCCGCCGTCGGTCCCCTCCGACCTCCTCGACCTCGTGTCCGTGACACGCCCGATGCCCACCCACCCGCAATACCGGGCCACCAGCATCTCCCCCGACGAGACCCTGTCCGGGCTGTCCGCCTTCATCCGGACGGCCAACCAACGACGCGCGGGGCAGCCCGGTCCTTCGTCGGCGACCGCCTCGCAGTGGCTCCTGCGGGCGAGGAACACCGAGCTCCCGCGGCCCCGGGTCCTGGTCATGCTCCAGGCCTTCGTCAGCGCACTCGAGGCAGGACGGACGACGGAGGCACTCCTCCACGCCGAGGAGGCGTACCGGCTGTCGATCTCCACCGGGGCGGCGAGACTGGCACGGGCGGCCGCCGAGGCCGCAGCCCTCGCGCTAGCGCTCGACGCGCAACGCCACCGCGCGCAGAGCTGGATCGCCGAGGCCTGTCTGCTCCCCTCGCCACCACCGTGGTGGCGGCAGACGTTCGGCGACCCGCTCCTCCTCGCCACCAACGTCGCGCTCCTCGAAGCAACAGTCCCCACCGGCGCTGTCGCCGACCCTTGCCTCCGGGACGCGCACTGGGCGACGGACCTCTGGTTCGTCGCATTGCACCTGGACACCTGGCACGCCGCCCTGAGCCCGACGCCCGCCGTCGCCCTCGACGGCCTCCACGCCTCGCTGCTGCAGCGCTCTCCCGCGGCCCACACCGGTGACGTCGCACGAGACCCGCACCGACCCCGGCCGATCCCCCCTCTGCTCGCGCTCGACCTCGGGCGCCTGTACCTGGAGCACGGCCGCGGCACGAGCGCCGAGCTCGTGGCCGAGCTCCTCGACCAGGAGCCCGCTGCGCACTCGCTCCTGACGGCGCGGCTCTGCCTCGCCCATCGGCGCCCCCGCGAGGCCCTCGCCGCCGTCCGCAACCCAGCGGTCGCCCACTCCGCCTCACCACGCGTTCGCATCGAGGCGCGCCTGCTCAGCGCGGACGCGCACCTCGCGCTCGGATCCGATGACGACGCCCACCGCGAGCTTGCCCACGCTCTCGACACGGTCCGCCGCACCGGAGGGTCCTTCCCGCTGCGCTGGGGATCGCCCGCCGTCCTTCGCGTTGCCGCGCGCCTGTTCGGGCACCCCGTCGTCGAGGAGCTCGCGCGCACGGCACGCGAACCGGTCGAGCCGACGTTTGCCACGCTCTCCGAGCGGCAGTCGGAGGTGCTGAGCATGCTCGCGCAGGGGCTCACCGCCACCCAGATCGCCCGTCGGTCGTTCGTGTCGGCGAACACCGTGAAGACGCAGGTGCGCGACATCTACCGCCGGCTGGGAGTGCACGACAGGGCATCCGCACTGCGGAGGGCGCACGAGACCGGTCTGCTCGACCCCGTCGTCCGGCCCGGGCTCATGACCCACCCGTGACGACGGTGAGCGCCCCCACCCAGAAGTCGTCCCCCGTACTCACGGCACGCAGCGCGGCACGCGAGGCGAGCAGCGCTGCCGGCCGGAACGGCTTCACGTCGACACCAAGCGAGTTCGCGTAGGACGACCCCCACGCCGTCGAGTCGAAGGCATTGCTGCCCGATCCGACCGCGCCGGGGCCGGATCCGGTCCACCGCAGCGGTACCAGCGCGGTGCCGTCGAGGAAGAGCTGGTCCCCACCGGTCGCGCGGTCGCCCTCCCAGGCGACCGCACCGATGCGGGCCTGCGACCCTGCGCGACCTGCGACGACCGTCTCGCGGCCTCCGTCCCCCTTGGTGACAGCCAGGAGACCGTCGTTCACGATCGCGAGTCTCGAGGCGGTGCCGGTCGGGTCCCGGTGCACCACCACGAGTGCCCACCCGGCCATCGACCCGCTGCCACCGGCCGCGCACACGTCGGCGACCCCCCAGGTTCCCGACCCCCCGGCCCGGACCTGCGCCGTCACGTCGACGCTGGCCTGGTAGACCGCGTAGTCGCGCCCGGGCGCACGCTCGACCACGACCGCGCCGACGGGCTGCCTGAGCGATCCACCGGGCGAGGCCAGCCGCACCGTCCCGACGGACCCGTCACACATGCCGGTGCGGTACTCGCCGCCCCAGTACAGCCGCGCGCTGACGATCTCGCTGCCGGACGGCAGGTCGAGACGAGCCCGGGACGACGGCGTTCCCGTGCCCAGCTCGTCGACCGTCACCATCTGCCACGCCTTGTTGTCCTGCAGGGTCCCGGTCGCGGTGCCGTCGACGACGCTCGCGCACCTGCTGTCGGACGGCGGGCAATGCAGGACCGGGGCCCCCACCTGGGTGACGCCGACGTCCCCCACCGCGACGTAGCGCGCGGCGAGCGGCGAGTCCCGCACCACGACGTCCTGGCTGAACACCGCGTCCGACTGCCCGTCTGCGGGCCGGACGGTGACGGGAACCGCGCCCTGGGTGGTGTGCGGTGCGACGACGACGGGGACGAGCAGCGTCGAGGCCGCCCCGAGGGCGAGCCCGCGTACCGTACAGAGAGCACCAGCGCCCGACGCCTTGCACGTCCAGTCGGAAGAAGCCCGCCCGAGGTCGGCAGAGTCGAGGGCGACGCCGGTGGGCAGCACCACCTCGAGCACGACGGTCGCGACCGAGGCCGGGCCGGCGTGCGTGACGGTGACGCCGAGGACCCCGGGGCGCCCGGGCGCGAGGTCTCCGAGATCCTCGAAGACGACGTCGAGCTCGACCACGTCCGGGGACGTCGTCGAACCGCCGGGATCTACCGCCCCCGGCGACCCAGGCACCCCGGGCGGTGCAGCGTCGCCCGGCGCGCCGGAGCCGTCCCTGGTGCCCTGCCCCTCCCCGCCCGCGCCGTCCGGTGCGCCCACCGGAGAGCCGTGCTCTCCCGGCGTCGGAACCGCACCGCTCCCCTGAGCCTCGGTCGGCACCGACGGGTCACCCTCGTCGACCTCCACGCCGGACTCAGCATCCGCGGGGCCCGCCCCGTCGGAGGCCACCGGCGCACCGACCGGGGCGACGACCACCGGGACGGGGAGCATCCCCGATGCCGCCACACCCAGGAGCACGACGAGCACCGTCGACACCACACCGACGGACCAGGGCCAGGTCCGCGCGGGGCGCGACCACCACACCCGGCGCACGAAGCGCCCCGGGTGACGCACCGTCCCCACCACCGCGGACCACCACCGCGGCCACTCCCCGAACCACCCCACGATAGGAAGCAGGAGCAGACCGCCCGACGACGCGCCGTCGCGCTGTCTGACGGCGCTGGCACCTGCGGCGCCGCCCACCCCACGGCGGCGTCCCCGACGAGAGAGCGCCGACGGACCTCGCTCCGCCCCAGCAGCCGCCACGACGGCCGCCGCAGCCCCTGCTGCGGCACCTGTTCGCTCGCCCCCCAGGGGTACTGCCGCCGTCGCCCGGTCCACGCCGTCCGCCTCGTGCACGCCTGCCACACCACCGACCACGCCCTCGGGCGGGCTACCGAGCACACCGGTCGCGAGATCGTCGGCCGGGCCGTCCGAGCCGTCGTCCGTGGGACGGGCGGAGGCCATCGTCCCGGACGCACCAACCACGGCGAGGGCGCCGGCGGCTGCGCCACGAGTGCGGCGCCGTGCCGCCCACCGACCACCCAGCGCCGACCTGCCCGCCCGGGGCGAACGCGGGCCGTCCGACGACGCTGCCAGCACTGCCGGGGCTCCAAGGGGCAGGAGCAGGATGCGCATACGACCGCGGAGGTCGCTCAGCTCCTCAACGACTGCGGTGCACGGGGCACAGGTCGTCAGATGCGTCTCGATGCGCCGCCGTACCTGCGGGGTGAGACCACCCTGCGCGTACCGCGCCAGGTGCGGCGAGAAGTCCGCGCACCCGGGGTCGGCCCGCCGTACGTGGGCCTGGAGATAGCCGTGGCGCAGGCGGTCGCGCGCTCGCCGGGCCAGGGACGACGCGGCGTTCGGCGAGATGCCGAGCATCGGCGCCGCCTGAGCCGGCGTCATGCCCTCCACGTCCAGGTACCAAAGCACCTGCTGCCAGCGGGCCGGCAGCGTGCCGAACGCCGAACGCACGAGGGAGACGTCCTCGGCCACGGTCAGGCGGTCGGGGTCGTGCGCCGGGCCGTCGAGAGCCTCATGCGACGCTGGCCGGACCCTCTCCTGCGAGCGGACGTGGCTCAGCGCCGCGTTGCGCACGGACGTCAGTAGGTACGAACGGACGTTGCTCGTCGGTCCGCCGCCCTCGCGCGCCTTCGTCAGCAGCGCGGTGAAGGCCTCCGCCACCGCGTCGTCGGCGCTGGGTCCCGCTCCGAGGACGCGCCGGGCCACCCCGAGCGCCGCGGGACCGTGCCGACGGTAGAGCTCAGTGAACGCCGCGTCCTGCCCTGCTCGCAGCGCGTCGACGAGCCGGTCATCGTGGAGCTCCGCCCAGCCGAGCGAGGTCTGCGACGCGCCGCTCTCTGCGCGATCAAGCATGCTCGGACACCTCGTGACACCTGGACGGACGGTATCACCGCGCATGTGTGCTGATCCTCACGGCGCGGTGGGCACTGGACGTGCACAATCCCCACCGGACCATACCTCTCCGACTTCGGCCGATCTAGCCGGTCTGACCGGTTCACCCGGCCCACACCTCCGCCCCTTGGCCGCGCTGCCACGACACGACCGTGGCGCGCCCCGACACCGGGACGCGCCACGGTCATCCGCCGCGCGAGCGCGCGTCGGTCAGCGGCGTGCCCGGCGCCGCACCGCCACGAAGGACAGAGCCCCGACACCGGCCGCGAGGGACCCGAGCGGCGCGACCAGCGGGACGCCGCTCTCATCCTCGGTCACGGTCACGGTCACGGTCGCCGAGCGCGCCACCCGGTCCGGCCCGACGACCTGGTAGGTGAACGAGTCGGTGCCGACGAACCCGGCGGGAGGCGTGTAGACGACGAGCCCCTCGGGCGTCACGGTGACCGCGCCTCCGTGAGCGGATGCGGCCTCGACCGTCGGCAGGCTCGACCCCTCGGGCAGGACGTCGTTGGCCAGGACGTCGATCGTCGTCCCCGCACCGGTCACGGTGGCCGCCGCGTCGTCGACGAGCTCTGCGGCGTCCCGCTCCACGGTCACGCGAAGGTCACCGAGGAGCCGCGCGTGCGTCGCGTTGGACCCGGTCGCCGTCACGGTCACCTGCTCGACTGCGGAACCCTCGAACACGCTCGCCGCGCCGGACACGTTCTCCACGCCGCAGAGCTGACGGGTGTCCGGGTCCCAGCGGTGCCGGGCGCTGATGCTCACCGGATCAAGAGCCTCCGAGACGGAGACGCACTCCTGCCCCGCCGCGTTGTCCTGAAGGCTCCAGATCGTGAGCTCGAGCTCCACCGGCTCCGAGAAGGAGACGGTGGCCTCCTGCCCCTGAGTCAACGTGGCCTGTCCACCGGAGAGCTCCGCAGTCGACTCCCAGCGGACCCCGGACTCCAACGTCCCGCTCATCCCGGAGCCGTCGACAACGTCCGTGACGGGTGCGGCCGCCGCGACGCCGGCCAACCCGACCAGGGCCGCCGTCGCCAGACCTACCGCTCCGGCGGACGGTCCGAGCGCCCTCCGCCGCCATGACACCCGCGCTCGTGCTGTCATCGAGACCTCCCGTGCTCGTGCGCCGGACCGGTGCCCGGCGTTCGGCTGTACCGACGGCACGACGGACTGCCCATGACGCCCTCCTCGGGGTCGCTCCCGATTCCATACCGCTTCCACACCGCGGGCGGGGCGCGCGACGGCGGCCCTCCCGCCGGGTGGTGGGAGGGCCGCTGTCAGGAGAGGCGCGTGGTGGTGGGGTCAGATCACCTGGCTTTCGCGCTTGCGGCGGGTGTAGCCGAGGCCGAGGCCTGCCAGGCCGAGCAGGCCTGCGGTGGCGGCGGCGCCGGGGGCGACGAGGGGGATGCCGTTCTCGTCCTCGGTGATGGTGATGTTGACGGTGCCGACGGAGGTGTTGCCGTCCTGGTCGGTGATGGTGTAGCTGAACGAGTCGGTGCCGACGTACCCGGGGGCCGGGGTGTAGGTGAAGGTGCCGTCCTCGTTCAGGACCAGGTCACCGTGCCAGGGGCCGGCGCCCGGGCCGGTGACGGTGATGGTGGATCCGGCGGGGATGACGTCGTTGTCCAGGACGTTGCCGGTCAAGGTGGTGTCCTGCACGGTGGTGTACTCGTCGGTGATTGCCTGGAGCTCGTCGGGGCAGGGGTCCCCGGTGGCGGTGTACTCGGCCAGGGTGATGGCGGCGGTGGAGGTCGGGGTGCCGGTCCCGGTGCCGTTGAGCACACCCTGACGGGTGGAGGTGATCGCGGGCTCGGTCACGGTCTGCTCGCACGCGGGCGGGTCGGGGACCTCGGAGGTGAACGCGAACTCGATGAACCCCTGACCACGCGCCGCATCCAGAAGATCCAGCGCGCGGACGCCCTGCCCGTTCAGCTCCCAGCCCGCGGAACCCGGCC includes the following:
- the wecB gene encoding UDP-N-acetylglucosamine 2-epimerase (non-hydrolyzing); its protein translation is MSTDGSRRRIAVLYGTRPEAVKMAPVVAALRASRDLTPVVVTSGQHREMLDQVNDLFGIVPDHDLGLLRHGQSLDDVVAGALQGFGAYLDRHPVDAVVVQGDTSTAFAGALAAYHRQIPVVHVEAGLRTGDVYSPFPEEGNRKFVGSVAALHCAPTEAAAHNLYVENVPREKVVVTGNTVIDALLRTVERQGSTGDPVIDVAVSQGRRIVLVTAHRRESWGAGIGEVAGALVRVANLYPDVLVVLPMHRNPLVRDVVVPILSEVPNVHLTEPMDYAPFCHLLARSTVVVTDSGGIQEEAPAVDVPVIVTRDTTERPEVVQAGGAVLVGTDQNRIVRTLRELLTNEQFHARMARAENPFGDGRAAERTVIALRAMLTARGAATDAGAADRAEILVS
- a CDS encoding cadherin-like domain-containing protein; the encoded protein is MSFTPPADRGLRTRARHSLGRAARATAVIGLCAGLTLSSATLANAAPATGEGTQSNLLYSVDGGTTWTDTVTAERGQQVLARLFYDTTKDTPVTGTSLTTQIPDGFTYVPGTTRNVLAPGSDVTTGTVGAETKATAVTDSVWSGDNLQVSPSAGFNGESNASQTGILRNGTKRYLNLHECQVQNGQNAATYNVTTPSWIGVGTNTSNSADSSASCEGSLSGGYYVSGQNVEPIDLLGNRYLNLHECQVSNGRDSVTYNVTTPNWIGIGTSGSNSADITPACENNLSGNYVIQGQNVQALDLVGNRYVNLHECQVSNGSNSVTYNVTTPSWIGVGTNASNSADTTPACENNLSGGYVIQGQTVQALDLLDAARGQGFIEFAFTSEAPEPPACEQTVTEPAITSTRQGVLNGTGTGTPTSTAAITLAEYTATGDPCPEELAANTDEYTTVQDTTLTGNVLDNDVIPDGSTITVTGPGAGPWNGDLTLNEDGTFTYTPAPGYVGTDSFSYTITDQDGNTSVGTVNITITEDENGIPLIAPGAAATAGLLGLAGLGLGYTRRRETTNEVI
- a CDS encoding response regulator transcription factor, whose product is MPTRTTNASEVDTLLGAIRTGDTDAARSVLEHCWTGLLDEEDGTALQDVQAAVLAGDPPSVPSDLLDLVSVTRPMPTHPQYRATSISPDETLSGLSAFIRTANQRRAGQPGPSSATASQWLLRARNTELPRPRVLVMLQAFVSALEAGRTTEALLHAEEAYRLSISTGAARLARAAAEAAALALALDAQRHRAQSWIAEACLLPSPPPWWRQTFGDPLLLATNVALLEATVPTGAVADPCLRDAHWATDLWFVALHLDTWHAALSPTPAVALDGLHASLLQRSPAAHTGDVARDPHRPRPIPPLLALDLGRLYLEHGRGTSAELVAELLDQEPAAHSLLTARLCLAHRRPREALAAVRNPAVAHSASPRVRIEARLLSADAHLALGSDDDAHRELAHALDTVRRTGGSFPLRWGSPAVLRVAARLFGHPVVEELARTAREPVEPTFATLSERQSEVLSMLAQGLTATQIARRSFVSANTVKTQVRDIYRRLGVHDRASALRRAHETGLLDPVVRPGLMTHP
- a CDS encoding sigma-70 family RNA polymerase sigma factor; its protein translation is MLDRAESGASQTSLGWAELHDDRLVDALRAGQDAAFTELYRRHGPAALGVARRVLGAGPSADDAVAEAFTALLTKAREGGGPTSNVRSYLLTSVRNAALSHVRSQERVRPASHEALDGPAHDPDRLTVAEDVSLVRSAFGTLPARWQQVLWYLDVEGMTPAQAAPMLGISPNAASSLARRARDRLRHGYLQAHVRRADPGCADFSPHLARYAQGGLTPQVRRRIETHLTTCAPCTAVVEELSDLRGRMRILLLPLGAPAVLAASSDGPRSPRAGRSALGGRWAARRRTRGAAAGALAVVGASGTMASARPTDDGSDGPADDLATGVLGSPPEGVVGGVAGVHEADGVDRATAAVPLGGERTGAAAGAAAAVVAAAGAERGPSALSRRGRRRGVGGAAGASAVRQRDGASSGGLLLLPIVGWFGEWPRWWSAVVGTVRHPGRFVRRVWWSRPARTWPWSVGVVSTVLVVLLGVAASGMLPVPVVVAPVGAPVASDGAGPADAESGVEVDEGDPSVPTEAQGSGAVPTPGEHGSPVGAPDGAGGEGQGTRDGSGAPGDAAPPGVPGSPGAVDPGGSTTSPDVVELDVVFEDLGDLAPGRPGVLGVTVTHAGPASVATVVLEVVLPTGVALDSADLGRASSDWTCKASGAGALCTVRGLALGAASTLLVPVVVAPHTTQGAVPVTVRPADGQSDAVFSQDVVVRDSPLAARYVAVGDVGVTQVGAPVLHCPPSDSRCASVVDGTATGTLQDNKAWQMVTVDELGTGTPSSRARLDLPSGSEIVSARLYWGGEYRTGMCDGSVGTVRLASPGGSLRQPVGAVVVERAPGRDYAVYQASVDVTAQVRAGGSGTWGVADVCAAGGSGSMAGWALVVVHRDPTGTASRLAIVNDGLLAVTKGDGGRETVVAGRAGSQARIGAVAWEGDRATGGDQLFLDGTALVPLRWTGSGPGAVGSGSNAFDSTAWGSSYANSLGVDVKPFRPAALLASRAALRAVSTGDDFWVGALTVVTGGS
- a CDS encoding Ig-like domain-containing protein, whose translation is MSGTLESGVRWESTAELSGGQATLTQGQEATVSFSEPVELELTIWSLQDNAAGQECVSVSEALDPVSISARHRWDPDTRQLCGVENVSGAASVFEGSAVEQVTVTATGSNATHARLLGDLRVTVERDAAELVDDAAATVTGAGTTIDVLANDVLPEGSSLPTVEAASAHGGAVTVTPEGLVVYTPPAGFVGTDSFTYQVVGPDRVARSATVTVTVTEDESGVPLVAPLGSLAAGVGALSFVAVRRRARR